The Microbacterium maritypicum genome contains a region encoding:
- the rpsT gene encoding 30S ribosomal protein S20, which yields MANIKSQIKRNKTNEKARERNKAVKSELKTVIRTTRTAVSAGDKAAAEAALKKAAVKLDKAVSKGVLHKNQASNRKSALAKQVASL from the coding sequence GTGGCAAACATCAAGTCGCAGATCAAGCGCAACAAGACCAACGAGAAGGCGCGCGAGCGCAACAAGGCCGTGAAGAGCGAGCTCAAGACGGTCATCCGCACCACTCGCACGGCCGTCTCCGCCGGCGACAAGGCAGCAGCAGAGGCTGCCCTGAAGAAGGCCGCCGTCAAGCTCGACAAGGCCGTCAGCAAGGGTGTCCTGCACAAGAACCAGGCGTCGAACCGCAAGTCGGCTCTCGCCAAGCAGGTCGCTTCCCTCTGA
- the holA gene encoding DNA polymerase III subunit delta, whose protein sequence is MAASRTPSRGGAKPTKIPQVSWREPHPAPIVLVSGPEEVCAERAIAGVRDYLRAEDPALEVSDVRADDYAPGTLLSLTSPSLFGEPRLVRVSGVEKCSDAFIQEAVSYLDNPQEGATVILRHTGASVRGKKLLDALRAGNGGGIEIACPAIKRDSDRVDFAAGEFRAAKKRIAPPALRALVSAFADDLTELAAACQQLIGDVEGDISEEIVTKYYGGRVEVSAFVVADTAIAGRYGEALIALRHALSSGADPVPMVAAFAMKLRTMARVAGNREPSRQLAQRLGMKDWQVDRARRDLAGWNERSLGMAIQATARADGEVKGAARDPIFALERMVTVIATRQPFGE, encoded by the coding sequence ATGGCAGCTTCGCGAACCCCCTCCCGCGGCGGCGCGAAGCCCACCAAGATTCCTCAGGTCTCCTGGCGCGAGCCGCACCCCGCCCCGATCGTGCTCGTGTCGGGCCCGGAAGAGGTCTGTGCCGAGAGAGCGATCGCCGGTGTCCGCGACTACCTCCGGGCCGAAGACCCTGCACTCGAAGTGAGCGACGTCCGCGCCGATGACTACGCTCCTGGAACGCTGCTCTCTCTCACCTCGCCGTCGCTTTTCGGAGAACCCCGCCTGGTACGTGTCTCGGGTGTGGAGAAATGCTCCGATGCGTTCATCCAGGAGGCGGTGTCCTACCTCGACAACCCGCAAGAGGGGGCGACGGTCATCCTTCGCCACACCGGCGCCAGCGTGCGCGGCAAGAAGCTTCTCGACGCGCTTCGCGCCGGGAACGGCGGCGGTATCGAGATCGCCTGCCCAGCCATCAAGCGCGACAGCGACCGGGTCGACTTCGCCGCCGGCGAGTTCCGTGCGGCGAAGAAGCGCATCGCGCCTCCCGCTCTGCGCGCTCTGGTCTCTGCATTCGCCGACGATCTCACCGAGCTCGCTGCGGCCTGTCAGCAGCTCATCGGCGACGTCGAGGGCGATATCTCCGAAGAGATCGTCACCAAGTACTACGGTGGCCGTGTCGAGGTCTCGGCCTTCGTCGTCGCAGACACGGCGATCGCCGGTCGCTACGGTGAGGCCCTCATCGCCCTCCGCCATGCGCTCTCATCGGGCGCCGACCCCGTGCCGATGGTCGCGGCGTTCGCGATGAAGCTGCGCACCATGGCGCGTGTCGCCGGCAACCGCGAGCCGAGCCGCCAGCTCGCTCAGCGCCTGGGCATGAAGGACTGGCAGGTGGATCGTGCCCGCCGCGACCTCGCAGGCTGGAACGAGCGCTCGCTCGGGATGGCGATCCAGGCCACGGCGAGGGCCGACGGTGAGGTCAAGGGTGCCGCTCGTGACCCGATCTTCGCGCTCGAGCGCATGGTCACCGTGATCGCCACGCGTCAGCCGTTCGGGGAGTAG
- a CDS encoding ComEC/Rec2 family competence protein, protein MLTLAASAWASALVCVLWPSSAWWVGLGCALGGLLTLGGVEVRRRRGRSGSHLGLVVLVFAVMAAMAVTVGLSMPAREQAVDSAGRVVEITAIVSSSAAVGQDGRLWFDAQASSIGPRGEERSLSVPLRVGVEPADGFDLGAEVRVVGEAAATDAGERSALMLYATEAEVVHPAAGVFGVAAGARHTFIERSSRLPEPGDGLLPGLAVGDTRAVSTELNDDMRISGLSHLTAVSGANCAIVVGALFWLTAVCGGGRGMRVGLSLAGLAGFVVLVTPEPSVIRAGVMAAVGMLTVLLGRPSAGAGMLSLCATGILLADPWLAATPGFALSVVASGALILLAPPLARGMSRGMPHPVALAVAVPLAAQLACGPIIALFAPQQSLIGVAANLIAAPAAPLATVIGLLACVSAPLPALADLLASSAWLPAAWIATTAATTARLPGAQVLVPAGPGSALLVAVVSAAVAIVLIRAPARDLGPSIARASVWVRRGAAAILVVVLSLAGSRVLLDGPLATATAPEGWAIAVCDVGQGDAVLVRSATEVALIDVGPDPEPLSACLRSLGIERIDLLVLTHFDLDHVGGIGAVQGRVSAALHGPVAEESDRRLLEDLVAGGARVDEASAGQHGMLGEAAWRVLWPLRKSVAFPEGNDASVVMEFDGGGVPRSIFLGDLSAAPQRMLQRSARLTPYAVVKVAHHGSADQEPGLYEMIQPRVALFSVGADNDYGHPRSETLDLLAATGAHVLRTDEQGRVLLGLRDGELQVWTEQVGR, encoded by the coding sequence ATGCTCACGCTGGCGGCGAGCGCGTGGGCGTCGGCGCTGGTCTGCGTCTTGTGGCCGTCGTCGGCATGGTGGGTGGGTCTCGGGTGTGCGCTCGGCGGGCTCCTCACACTCGGGGGCGTCGAGGTGCGACGGCGGCGAGGCCGATCGGGATCGCATCTCGGGCTGGTGGTGCTGGTGTTCGCGGTGATGGCGGCGATGGCGGTGACCGTGGGCCTGTCGATGCCGGCGCGCGAGCAAGCGGTCGATTCGGCCGGGCGGGTGGTGGAGATCACCGCGATCGTGTCGTCCTCCGCAGCGGTCGGGCAGGACGGGCGTCTGTGGTTCGACGCTCAGGCGAGCAGCATCGGCCCGCGTGGGGAGGAACGGTCGCTGTCGGTCCCCTTGCGGGTCGGTGTGGAGCCCGCTGACGGGTTCGACCTCGGCGCTGAGGTACGGGTCGTCGGAGAGGCGGCGGCGACGGATGCGGGGGAGCGGTCGGCCCTCATGCTCTACGCGACAGAGGCAGAGGTCGTGCATCCGGCCGCCGGAGTCTTCGGCGTCGCCGCCGGAGCCAGGCACACGTTCATCGAGCGCTCGTCGAGGCTTCCCGAGCCCGGCGACGGCCTGCTGCCCGGACTGGCAGTCGGCGACACCCGCGCGGTCTCGACCGAACTCAACGACGACATGCGCATCAGCGGCCTCAGCCACCTCACCGCCGTCAGCGGTGCGAACTGCGCGATCGTCGTCGGGGCACTCTTCTGGCTCACGGCAGTGTGCGGCGGCGGGCGGGGGATGCGCGTCGGGCTCTCCCTCGCAGGGCTTGCCGGATTCGTCGTCCTGGTCACTCCTGAGCCGAGCGTGATCAGGGCAGGCGTGATGGCGGCTGTGGGCATGCTCACGGTGCTCCTGGGCAGGCCGAGCGCCGGCGCCGGCATGCTGTCCCTGTGCGCGACCGGGATTCTGCTGGCGGATCCATGGCTGGCGGCGACACCCGGGTTCGCTCTGTCGGTGGTCGCCTCCGGCGCGTTGATCCTCCTCGCTCCACCGCTTGCGCGGGGCATGAGCCGGGGCATGCCCCATCCCGTCGCCCTGGCCGTCGCTGTGCCGCTGGCGGCGCAGCTCGCGTGTGGGCCGATCATCGCTCTGTTCGCCCCGCAGCAGTCGCTGATCGGCGTCGCCGCGAACCTGATCGCCGCTCCGGCGGCTCCGTTGGCGACAGTGATCGGACTCCTCGCGTGCGTCTCGGCGCCACTGCCCGCGCTCGCTGATCTGCTCGCGTCCTCGGCGTGGCTGCCGGCGGCCTGGATCGCGACGACTGCCGCCACGACCGCGCGACTGCCGGGCGCGCAGGTCCTGGTGCCTGCCGGGCCCGGCAGTGCTCTTCTGGTTGCCGTGGTGAGTGCGGCGGTCGCCATCGTGCTGATTCGGGCACCCGCCCGTGACCTGGGACCGAGCATCGCGCGCGCGAGCGTGTGGGTGAGGCGAGGAGCGGCGGCGATCCTCGTGGTCGTTCTTTCGCTGGCCGGATCCCGTGTGCTCCTCGACGGTCCCTTGGCCACGGCGACCGCTCCGGAGGGGTGGGCCATCGCGGTATGCGATGTCGGACAGGGAGACGCAGTGCTCGTGCGCTCGGCGACCGAGGTCGCGCTCATCGACGTAGGGCCCGATCCTGAGCCTCTCTCCGCGTGCCTGCGATCGCTCGGCATCGAGCGCATCGACCTTCTCGTGCTCACCCACTTCGACCTCGATCACGTCGGCGGGATAGGCGCTGTCCAGGGGCGAGTCTCCGCGGCTCTGCACGGACCGGTCGCCGAAGAGTCGGATCGACGTCTTCTCGAAGACCTCGTCGCGGGAGGCGCGCGCGTCGATGAGGCCTCGGCGGGCCAGCACGGCATGCTCGGCGAGGCGGCATGGCGAGTGCTCTGGCCGCTGCGGAAGTCCGTCGCGTTCCCCGAAGGCAACGACGCGAGTGTCGTGATGGAGTTCGACGGGGGAGGAGTGCCGCGTTCGATCTTCCTCGGCGACCTCTCCGCAGCCCCTCAGCGCATGCTGCAGCGTTCAGCGAGGCTGACGCCGTACGCCGTGGTCAAGGTGGCTCATCACGGCAGCGCGGATCAGGAGCCAGGCCTGTACGAGATGATCCAGCCGCGGGTGGCCCTGTTCAGCGTCGGAGCGGACAACGACTACGGCCATCCACGCTCCGAGACCCTCGACCTCCTGGCCGCGACCGGCGCGCATGTGCTGCGCACCGACGAGCAGGGACGCGTCCTGCTCGGCCTCCGGGACGGCGAGCTGCAGGTCTGGACGGAACAGGTGGGGCGGTGA
- a CDS encoding DUF262 domain-containing protein, with protein sequence MTDPTVADLVEEIPDESPEDEIRGGDELSTNDLSDLLLYTLDWSVQSLLERIGTTFDIDPTFQRRDAWSIDRKSLYIESLILGLPVPQIVLAEDKERKGRFIVLDGKQRLVTLKQFAAPDDTFKPFRLKKLEFATELEGLSFDDMTSSLLHQAQTENFLAQPVRTIVVRNWKNPAVLYQVFLRLNQGSLSLSPQELRQALYPSDFTKWINERSAASTEIQRARRIKREDFRMRDAEMLLRFTAFFENIEAYRGNLRGFLDDACIAGATRWTSDGEAYFETVAERCELAIRRTFDVFTEKDSFLRYGEDGYIRRFNIAVFDLMTAVLGDVSIMDDEFATNRDAIRDAFQTLCVDDRMFNDSLVTTTKTREATGGRIVAYGAEVEKILGHNLEIVDRARTILP encoded by the coding sequence ATGACTGATCCCACGGTTGCAGACCTGGTCGAAGAGATCCCGGACGAGTCACCCGAAGACGAGATTCGAGGTGGCGACGAGCTGTCCACCAATGATCTGTCCGACCTTCTCCTCTACACACTGGATTGGAGCGTTCAATCGCTCCTAGAGCGGATCGGTACGACGTTTGACATCGATCCAACTTTCCAGCGACGCGATGCATGGTCGATCGACCGCAAGAGCCTTTACATCGAGTCTCTGATCCTTGGCTTGCCCGTCCCTCAGATCGTGCTGGCGGAGGACAAGGAACGGAAGGGTCGCTTCATCGTCCTCGACGGGAAGCAGCGGCTTGTCACACTCAAGCAGTTCGCGGCACCGGACGACACATTCAAGCCCTTCCGCCTGAAGAAGCTCGAGTTCGCAACCGAACTTGAGGGACTCTCTTTCGACGACATGACATCGTCCTTGCTGCATCAGGCACAGACAGAGAACTTCCTCGCGCAGCCGGTCCGCACGATTGTGGTGCGCAACTGGAAGAACCCTGCGGTCCTCTATCAAGTGTTCCTGCGTCTCAACCAGGGAAGCCTGTCTCTGTCGCCTCAGGAGCTACGGCAGGCGCTCTACCCCAGCGACTTCACCAAGTGGATCAACGAGCGTTCGGCAGCGAGCACGGAGATCCAAAGGGCCAGACGAATCAAGCGGGAAGACTTCCGCATGCGCGATGCCGAGATGCTTCTTCGATTCACCGCGTTCTTTGAAAACATCGAGGCGTACCGGGGCAATCTTCGCGGTTTCCTTGACGATGCATGCATCGCGGGCGCGACCCGTTGGACGTCTGACGGAGAGGCGTACTTCGAAACTGTCGCGGAGCGGTGCGAACTGGCGATTAGGCGGACATTTGACGTCTTTACGGAGAAGGATTCCTTCCTCCGCTACGGCGAGGATGGCTACATCCGCAGGTTCAACATCGCGGTCTTCGACCTAATGACGGCTGTCCTTGGCGATGTGTCCATAATGGATGATGAGTTCGCGACCAACCGGGACGCGATTCGTGATGCGTTTCAGACTCTCTGCGTCGACGACCGGATGTTCAACGACAGTCTCGTGACGACGACGAAGACGCGAGAAGCAACGGGCGGCAGGATCGTCGCGTACGGCGCTGAGGTAGAAAAGATACTCGGCCACAATCTCGAGATCGTTGACCGCGCGCGGACGATTCTCCCCTGA
- a CDS encoding HNH endonuclease produces MTPSPIVPPAAEQPITHYDPASRDAALLRWSLYMADNGRCYLCSKTTPFVSVQVDHLIPKRLKPADFNDIWERLGGDLPNLGPHHISNLRAICSDCNSSRVKGASTLAEGYLAAQLTNSARISKLAFAVQSRMRRDRAVGESAVKVTSAADDEDFRVLWEEGLSQALMGTLHMAAQAIEPSSGAESLVMAGETAVILRTSMSPDAARLMGAVQLVSGVPLVRITESLIPDAVEVVAERHREFAESTFPDLRGANSGTTDWSTATFIVTWESATIDEQICVCRASVALDGEVTAPVSLQSENGDELIDISGPECVVDGYAFFEVTVGVGDGVYNVALQDESLAPSRKDSQPA; encoded by the coding sequence ATGACGCCCTCCCCTATTGTTCCTCCCGCCGCTGAGCAACCGATCACGCATTATGATCCAGCCTCTCGAGATGCAGCTCTCCTTCGTTGGTCGCTGTACATGGCTGACAACGGTCGGTGCTACCTCTGCAGCAAGACGACTCCGTTCGTGAGTGTTCAGGTGGACCATCTGATCCCGAAACGGTTGAAGCCTGCGGATTTCAATGACATCTGGGAGCGGCTGGGCGGCGACCTCCCGAACTTGGGTCCTCATCACATCTCGAACCTGCGAGCTATCTGCTCCGACTGCAACTCGTCGCGGGTGAAGGGAGCCTCGACGCTCGCGGAGGGTTATCTCGCTGCGCAACTCACCAACTCTGCCCGCATCAGCAAGCTTGCGTTCGCCGTGCAGTCGAGAATGCGGCGTGACCGGGCGGTCGGCGAATCTGCCGTGAAAGTCACCAGCGCGGCAGATGACGAGGACTTCCGCGTGCTTTGGGAGGAGGGTCTCAGCCAAGCCCTGATGGGCACGCTTCACATGGCCGCGCAGGCAATCGAGCCCTCCTCGGGCGCAGAGTCCCTCGTTATGGCGGGTGAGACCGCAGTGATCCTACGCACGAGCATGTCTCCGGACGCGGCTCGGTTGATGGGCGCAGTCCAACTCGTAAGTGGCGTCCCGCTCGTCAGGATCACCGAGAGCCTGATCCCTGACGCAGTCGAAGTTGTTGCCGAGCGCCATCGCGAGTTCGCAGAATCGACGTTCCCAGATCTGCGTGGCGCGAACTCCGGCACCACGGACTGGTCCACAGCCACGTTCATCGTGACGTGGGAGTCCGCAACTATCGACGAGCAGATCTGTGTCTGTCGTGCAAGTGTTGCCCTCGATGGCGAAGTAACTGCCCCAGTCTCACTGCAGTCCGAGAACGGAGACGAGCTGATCGACATAAGTGGGCCCGAATGTGTCGTTGACGGATACGCCTTCTTTGAGGTCACAGTCGGAGTAGGTGATGGCGTGTATAACGTTGCCCTTCAGGACGAGAGTCTTGCTCCGTCGAGGAAGGATTCACAGCCCGCCTAG
- a CDS encoding ComEA family DNA-binding protein — MASPQAPLPPRHRLRLSIGAAVVLALVVLSAAVGLGIMRGQAAPVESVPLTDAGSGNGSGAEPSGDLYVHVLGAVEKPGLYVLDLDARLVDALAAAGGTTTDADLAAVNLARVLEDGEQVVVPAAGAAGGAPGGAAPPPGDDRIDLNAADQAALETLPRIGPALAERIIAWREENGRFTSVDDLLAVPGIGEKLLAGLRDGVRV, encoded by the coding sequence ATGGCATCCCCGCAGGCACCCCTTCCGCCCCGTCATCGCCTGCGGCTGAGCATAGGCGCGGCGGTGGTGCTGGCGCTCGTCGTGCTGTCGGCTGCTGTCGGGCTCGGCATCATGCGGGGGCAGGCGGCCCCGGTCGAATCGGTGCCGCTGACCGATGCCGGATCGGGGAACGGATCCGGCGCCGAGCCGTCCGGCGATCTCTACGTGCACGTTCTGGGCGCCGTCGAGAAGCCGGGGCTCTACGTGCTCGATCTCGACGCGCGACTCGTCGATGCGCTGGCGGCCGCGGGCGGGACGACCACCGATGCCGACCTGGCTGCGGTCAATCTCGCACGTGTGCTCGAAGACGGGGAGCAGGTCGTGGTGCCGGCAGCCGGTGCGGCGGGCGGTGCGCCCGGCGGCGCAGCACCGCCACCGGGCGATGACCGCATCGACCTCAACGCTGCGGATCAGGCCGCGTTGGAGACGCTGCCGCGTATCGGACCGGCACTCGCGGAGCGGATTATCGCCTGGCGGGAGGAGAACGGCAGGTTCACGTCGGTCGATGATCTTCTCGCCGTGCCCGGAATCGGCGAGAAGCTGCTCGCGGGACTCCGCGACGGGGTCAGAGTGTGA
- a CDS encoding phosphatase PAP2 family protein, with protein MPSTRLPARSLLPAVLTICTAALLLTIPMPGSVSVLGTRWLHSTAAGMPGLELISDAGLMLLAATTAVSLGRTWWSHPEHRPRIVMAAAGVALAYVLSEGGKLVFAQERPCTVWLIAAECPPPGDWSLPSNHATLAFGAAAAIALTVGRSWLTWSAMALATVVAVARVAQGVHYLHDIALGALLGVAVPIIVVALSERLRESLRTGSSARPE; from the coding sequence ATGCCTTCGACACGTCTGCCCGCGCGCAGTCTCCTGCCCGCGGTCCTCACGATCTGCACCGCGGCCCTCCTGCTGACGATTCCGATGCCCGGCAGCGTGAGCGTGCTCGGCACGCGGTGGCTCCATTCAACCGCCGCCGGAATGCCCGGACTCGAGCTGATCTCCGACGCGGGACTGATGCTGCTCGCAGCCACGACGGCCGTGTCTCTGGGACGCACCTGGTGGAGTCATCCGGAACACCGACCACGAATCGTGATGGCCGCCGCGGGTGTCGCTCTCGCATACGTCCTGAGTGAGGGCGGGAAGCTCGTCTTCGCCCAGGAGCGCCCGTGCACCGTGTGGCTGATCGCCGCCGAATGCCCGCCTCCGGGAGACTGGTCGCTGCCGTCGAATCACGCGACGCTCGCGTTCGGTGCTGCTGCCGCCATCGCTCTGACGGTCGGGCGTTCCTGGCTCACCTGGTCGGCGATGGCGCTCGCCACGGTGGTCGCGGTCGCACGGGTCGCCCAGGGCGTCCACTACCTCCACGACATCGCGCTCGGTGCACTGCTCGGTGTCGCCGTGCCGATCATCGTCGTCGCGTTGTCGGAGAGACTTCGAGAATCTCTGCGCACCGGATCGTCGGCACGCCCCGAATGA
- the leuS gene encoding leucine--tRNA ligase — protein MSENLSTAPADDEAPSAHAIQNKWQKYWADNGTFLTGGDDDTRPRRYVLAMFPYPSGDLHMGHAENYLYSDIVARFWRHRGHNVLNPIGWDSFGLPAENAAIRQGADPREWTYQNIAQQKVGFEAYGVSFDWSRVLHTSDPEYYRWNQWLFLKLYERGLAYRKKSPVNWCPNDQTVLANEQVVDGRCDRCGAEVIKKKLTQWYFRITDYADRLLDDLNQLEGFWPHKVLQMQRNWIGRSVGADVDFLIEGREEPVTVFSTRPDTLHGATFFVVAPDSDLASELAADAPDEVRQRFQTYLEQVQKETDIDRQSTDRPKTGVFLERYAINPVNGERLPVWAADYVLADYGHGAVMAVPAHDQRDLDFARAFDLPVKVVVDTTAPVTGAMPVIEVDEEGVPIDTGAALEEQNPATTGIALTGEGRMINSGALNGLSKRNAIARAIEQLEATGTGRAAKNYRLRDWLISRQRFWGTPIPMLHAEDGSIIPVSEDKLPVKLPSVEGLDLKPKGTSPLGGAESWVRTTDPHTGEPVLRDPDTMDTFVDSSWYFLRFLSPNSDTVAFDPAQASRWAPVDSYIGGVEHAILHLLYARFITKVLFDMGLIDFTEPFSNLINQGMVLLDGQKMSKSKGNLVLFQEELDAHGADALRVGLAFAGPVEDDKDWADVSTTGAQKFLARAMRIAGEVSSPVDVVFDGGDAALRRATHKLLSEAPGLVEQTKFNVLVARLMELVNTTRKTIDGAAGAADPAVREAAETIAVMLDLIAPHTAEEMWEILGHEPSVGLVTWRSADPALLIEDKITAVVQVGGKVRAQLEVSARIGESELEALARADERVIRSIGDREIVKVVVRAPKIVSFVVKG, from the coding sequence TTGTCTGAGAACCTGTCCACCGCTCCTGCCGACGATGAGGCCCCGTCGGCGCACGCCATCCAGAACAAGTGGCAGAAGTACTGGGCGGACAACGGCACGTTCCTCACGGGCGGCGACGACGACACGCGCCCGCGGCGGTACGTGCTGGCGATGTTCCCCTATCCCTCGGGCGACCTGCACATGGGGCACGCCGAGAACTATCTCTACTCCGACATCGTGGCCCGTTTCTGGCGCCACCGCGGGCACAACGTGCTCAACCCGATCGGCTGGGACTCCTTCGGTCTGCCCGCCGAGAACGCGGCGATCCGTCAGGGTGCCGACCCGCGGGAGTGGACGTACCAGAACATCGCGCAGCAGAAGGTCGGTTTCGAGGCGTACGGCGTCTCGTTCGACTGGAGCCGGGTGCTGCACACCTCCGACCCCGAGTACTACCGCTGGAACCAGTGGCTGTTCCTGAAGCTGTACGAGCGCGGTCTGGCCTATCGCAAGAAGAGTCCGGTCAACTGGTGCCCCAACGACCAGACGGTCCTGGCGAACGAGCAGGTCGTCGACGGACGCTGCGATCGTTGCGGCGCCGAGGTGATCAAGAAGAAGCTCACCCAGTGGTACTTCCGCATCACCGACTACGCCGACCGTCTGCTGGATGACCTGAACCAGCTCGAGGGCTTCTGGCCGCACAAGGTGCTGCAGATGCAGCGCAACTGGATCGGTCGCTCGGTGGGTGCCGACGTCGACTTCCTCATCGAGGGTCGCGAGGAGCCGGTCACGGTGTTCTCGACGCGTCCTGACACCCTGCACGGGGCGACGTTCTTCGTGGTCGCCCCCGACTCCGACCTGGCGTCGGAGCTCGCAGCCGACGCTCCGGACGAGGTACGCCAGCGCTTCCAGACGTACCTGGAGCAGGTGCAGAAGGAGACCGACATCGATCGGCAGTCCACGGACCGTCCGAAGACCGGCGTCTTCCTCGAGCGCTACGCGATCAACCCCGTCAACGGCGAGAGGCTGCCCGTGTGGGCAGCCGACTACGTGCTGGCCGACTACGGTCACGGCGCGGTCATGGCCGTCCCGGCGCACGACCAGCGCGACTTGGACTTCGCCCGCGCGTTCGACCTGCCCGTCAAGGTGGTCGTCGACACGACGGCCCCCGTCACCGGTGCCATGCCGGTGATCGAGGTCGACGAGGAGGGCGTGCCGATCGACACCGGTGCCGCGCTCGAGGAGCAGAACCCCGCGACCACCGGCATCGCGCTCACGGGCGAGGGTCGCATGATCAACTCCGGGGCGCTGAACGGACTCTCCAAGCGCAATGCCATCGCGCGGGCGATCGAGCAGCTGGAGGCCACCGGTACCGGTCGTGCCGCAAAAAACTACCGTCTGCGCGACTGGCTCATCTCGCGTCAGCGGTTCTGGGGCACGCCGATCCCGATGCTGCACGCTGAGGACGGAAGCATCATCCCGGTTTCCGAGGACAAGCTCCCCGTCAAGCTGCCGAGCGTCGAGGGACTCGACCTCAAGCCCAAGGGCACGTCGCCGCTGGGTGGCGCCGAGAGCTGGGTGCGCACGACCGACCCGCACACGGGTGAGCCCGTGCTGCGTGACCCCGACACGATGGACACGTTCGTCGACAGTTCGTGGTACTTCCTGCGCTTCCTCTCGCCGAACAGCGACACCGTGGCGTTCGATCCGGCCCAGGCTTCCCGCTGGGCGCCGGTCGACTCGTACATCGGCGGCGTCGAGCACGCGATCCTGCACCTGCTGTACGCGCGCTTCATCACGAAGGTGCTGTTCGACATGGGGCTGATCGACTTCACCGAGCCCTTCTCGAACCTCATCAACCAGGGCATGGTGCTGCTCGACGGGCAGAAGATGTCCAAGAGCAAGGGCAACCTGGTTCTCTTCCAGGAGGAGCTCGACGCCCACGGCGCCGATGCCCTGCGCGTGGGGCTGGCGTTCGCCGGTCCTGTGGAGGACGACAAGGACTGGGCTGACGTCTCGACGACCGGCGCTCAGAAGTTCCTGGCGCGCGCGATGCGCATCGCCGGCGAGGTATCGAGCCCGGTCGATGTGGTGTTCGACGGTGGCGACGCCGCTCTTCGGCGTGCGACGCACAAGCTCCTGTCCGAAGCGCCGGGCCTGGTCGAGCAGACCAAGTTCAACGTCTTGGTCGCCCGCCTGATGGAGCTCGTGAACACCACCCGCAAGACGATCGACGGCGCAGCGGGCGCAGCCGACCCCGCCGTGCGCGAGGCCGCTGAGACGATCGCCGTGATGCTCGACCTCATCGCTCCGCACACCGCAGAGGAGATGTGGGAGATCCTCGGTCACGAGCCTTCCGTCGGCCTGGTGACGTGGCGTTCCGCCGACCCGGCGCTGCTGATCGAGGACAAGATCACCGCTGTCGTGCAGGTGGGTGGCAAGGTGCGCGCCCAGCTCGAGGTCTCCGCCCGCATCGGCGAGTCGGAGCTCGAGGCTTTGGCACGCGCGGACGAGCGCGTGATCCGGTCGATCGGCGACCGCGAGATCGTGAAGGTCGTCGTGCGTGCGCCGAAGATCGTGAGCTTCGTCGTCAAGGGCTGA